Proteins encoded together in one Porites lutea chromosome 2, jaPorLute2.1, whole genome shotgun sequence window:
- the LOC140927244 gene encoding uncharacterized protein, which translates to MTQPPKRKSVADLFKQAIEGNDLAQLKFALKYYRSKVNEQDDDGVTVLHKSCFSGQLEVVRLLVENGAELEMRDDRGWTCLHYAAFGGHLDVVNFLVNSCIDVTSLSLDGKLAIDVATGEGIVFLLASAILRAGKEHLLFRYMNSSTSSLNSWPSVSDDSQEWRHPIQGAMTEEVLRASQQFLAQSFSAYLDEKLNLTASFAKGTDNEQSLEFPVKPKATRKTSLPLNSDLQENAPSKRVRKISFNSSFSRDVLQRFAVSETNLADEKNNVYHGKLNGTEINRAPNFSDLNNANSETWIYSK; encoded by the coding sequence ATGACACAACCTCCCAAAAGGAAGAGCGTGGCAGATTTATTTAAACAAGCGATAGAAGGGAATGACCTTGCACAGCTTAAATTTGCTCTGAAGTATTACCGGTCGAAAGTCAATGAACAGGATGACGACGGGGTAACAGTGCTCCATAAAAGCTGTTTTTCTGGACAGTTAGAAGTTGTAAGGCTATTAGTGGAGAACGGGGCCGAGTTAGAAATGCGAGATGACCGCGGCTGGACGTGCCTACATTACGCTGCGTTCGGAGGGCACCTGGATGTTGTCAACTTTCTCGTCAACTCTTGTATTGACGTCACTTCTTTGTCTCTTGATGGCAAGCTTGCAATAGATGTTGCTACAGGAGAAGGCATCGTTTTTCTTTTGGCGTCAGCTATTCTAAGAGCTGGTAAAGAACATTTGCTCTTTCGTTACATGAATAGCTCGACCTCTAGTCTGAACAGCTGGCCGTCTGTTAGTGACGATAGTCAGGAATGGCGGCATCCAATCCAAGGGGCAATGACGGAGGAAGTTTTACGCGCAAGTCAGCAGTTTTTGGCGCAAAGCTTCAGCGCATACTTAGATGAGAAGTTAAACTTAACAGCAAGCTTTGCGAAGGGCACAGACAACGAACAATCACTTGAATTCCCCGTCAAACCAAAGGCCACAAGAAAAACATCGCTGCCACTAAACAGTGACCTACAAGAGAATGCACCCTCAAAGAGGGTTCGTAAAATAAGCTTTAATTCGTCATTTTCTCGAGATGTCTTACAGCGCTTTGCAGTAAGTGAAACAAATTTGGCGGACGAGAAGAACAATGTTTATCACGGAAAACTGAATGGAACTGAAATCAACAGAGCTCCGAATTTTTCTGATCTCAACAATGCAAACTCGGAAACTTGGATATATTCTAAGTGA